The genomic DNA AAACTTTGATTCAGTTCTGTGCCCCCGATTTAGAGCCGCAGGGTCTGAACTTCAGAGAGACGAAGCTCTGGGATGGGAAGTGTGGTCTGAATCTACCACACTCGGGACCCCGACCAGGGTTGGGGGGGCTTGTGGCCTATGAGAATAAATCTGAATCCCTGGTATAAGGCTGCCTCCTATGACTGCAGACGACTGAGCTCCAAGTCCCAGCTGTTAAAGCTAGCCCTCTGACCATCCCACCTCCTGACCACGCTCTAGGGAGCTGCCCTTGCCAAAGTTCTTTTCGCTTTCATGTTGTAACACTGTCTTACTTTTCAAAGGGCTTTCTCAGCAGTTGCTTCTTTATTCCAGGCAGCTGTGTCACAGGGGCCAAACACATGTGACTCGGAATCAGATGACCTGGGATCATTTCCTAAGCCCTGTTCTGTATCCCCTCTGtgctcttgggcaagtcacttcactttctgagcctcagttttcccctctgtGAAACAGGGACAGTCGTACCCATCTCAAAAGACCACAGCAATACAGGAGTGCGCAAGAGCATCATAAAGAGGGAGGCCTTTTCTCCCTGCACAGGACTGTGTTTTGATTCTCTTTGATAGGAATGCAGTAAGAAACGAAAGCCAGCCCAGAGGGTTTCACTCTCTTTGCACTTCTCAGCAAGTGCAGTGACCTGCTGTGCCTGGATATTATCCGCTCTGCTCCCGTTCTCTGCCTGAATGGCCAGGGTTCACAGCTCATGCACGTCCTTGCTCCATGGCTTTCAGCCAAACCTTTGCCAACACGTGTATCCAACCTCTGTGTGACTGAGGGACACGGGAGGAGTCCAAAGGAGGGAGCATTCTGCCCCCAGCTGGTTTTTGCATTCCTATAGTGTACAGCAGTTAAGACTATGAGCTTCGGAGCCCAACTTCCTGGATTTGAAGCCAGGTTACTTCACTTCTTAGAGCCTAGTTTCTGTACGTATATAGTAAGAACAGCTGTCATGCTGACCTTATAGAGGTTTTTGAGCATGAAGTGAATGAACACGtgtaaagtaattaaaatacTGCCAGGCACATATTAGTTTGAGCCGTAAGAAATTACTAGCATTGGATGGTGTTTGACCTAAAAACCAGTCGTTTCATATGGTCCAACCTAACTGTAAGTACCTGGTAGGTGGTAGCTCTAATGATTGCTTTCTGCAGGATGGAGACGGAGCCCCGGATCATGGATGGCCAGTCTCAGCTTCCATTTACTTTACTTGCAACTCTGAGGCATGAGAGTTAGCAATATGGAAACTGGAAACCAAGGAGGTGCAGATGGGATTTGCACGTGGTCTGGGGTCCCCTTTCTGGGGACGGGCATGCAGCCTCCCTCGACCTGGTCCAGCACTTCCCTCACTGCTCAGAAGAGGGAATGGGTTCCATACTGCTGCAAGGGTCCTAGGCTCTCCGTTGGCACCTAGGAGGTTGTCTGAGGGGCTCTCCCTTGTGTGAAAGGAACCTGTCAGATAGCAGTGCCCACGTGCAAGGTGTATGTGTAAATCCTCAGCCTCCACGGGCCCTCTCTCTCTACAGGAGCTGGAGTGGCTGCTGGAGATCAACCGGCTCACTCACCGGCTGCTATGTAAGCACATGACCCTGGACAGCTTCGACGCCATGTTCCGGGAGGCCAATCACAACGTGTCTGCCCCCTACGGCCGCATCACCCTGCACGTCTTCTGGGAGCTGAACTTCGACTTCCTCCCCAATTACTGCTACAATGGGTCCACCAACCGGTGAGGGAGTCTCTGTGCAAAGCCACTTTGGGCGGGAGGAGAGGGGGGCGGGAGCAGACAGCTGCCTGCTCCAGACTAGGCCCTCTCAGTATCTCCCGGGCCTGGCTCACGGCCAGCCAGCATTAATTAAGTATGTGCTGAATGCCTGGAAGGGCCTGGGAGGAATTCACACATTTAGCAAGACGGACTTCCATTTCTGTAACAATTTGGGACTTTTAATCCTCTTGGGCAGAGATCTGCAAACTTCGACCCACAAGCCACATCTAGTCGCCAACTGTTTTTGATCAGCTCATGAGCTGAGAAtggaattgatatttttaaatagttgggGGAAAAATGTGAAGAATTATAATTTGATGACAAGtggaaattatttgaaattcataAAGCTTTATGGGAACGCTGCCCTCCGTGCATGCTTGTTTCCGGTTGTTTATGGGTGTTTTCATGCTGCGACAGAGTTGAGTACTTGTGACAGGGACCATCTGGCTTGCAAAGCTGCACATGTTTGCTATCTGGGTCTCTACAGAAAGAGTTTGCAGAACCTTGCTCTTGAGGAAACCAAAGTGAGGCTGGAGGGTCGGAGCCCCGGAGAAGGCTGTTTTCAGGCTCAGCCAGTTCTCAACTTTCTTGACCTCTGTCCTGAGTAACAAGCCCAGAGTCGAATCCGTGAGCCTGGGCTTCAGTGTTTCCATCCGTGGCAAAGAGACAGGCATCAAAGGGGAGTCTGTCTGAAGAGCTTAGTACGTGTATAGGCAACTGCCTAAGAAGCAGGGTGGCTGCACCTGGTCAGGAAGGCCTCCTGCTATATCGTGTGCCTTGAAGAATAATATTAGGACCCAGTTAACCCCCGCCCCATCTCTTTTCTTCTACTAGTTTTGTCCGAACTGCCATTCCTTTCACCCAAGAACCGCAAAGAGATAAACCGGCCAACGTCCAGCCTTATTACCTCTACGGGTCCAAGGTGAGTGGCCTCGCCTGTGTTTTACTTAGAAGAGGGTTAATGAGCTAAAGCAAATAGAAAAGTGTTCCCCAAATCAGGAAAGCAAGACGTGTGAGATAAAGAGGCAGCAGTGAGATCCAGGTGGAAACAACTGAGAATATATTCATCTTTATTTGTTCACAACCAGCAAGGGCGGGGGTGAGCGCAGACCTGGCGGGGCTGGATTCCGGGCAGGAGCGTTTGGGGAGGACTTCACGGAGGCGAGCGGGGAAGTAGGCGTGTGGGGCTTCTCGTCTTGGCGTCCCATCTCCTCCTGTTCTCAGTCAGTTCACTGTGGTATCGTCCTGTGGTTCTGGGATTTTGTGCTCTGTAACTATGGGGGATTTGCAGGCAGGAAGCAGTTGGGAAGGTGGGGCTTTGAAGGAAGTTGCCGATGGCCAGAGTGAGAGCTGAGAGACAGGTCTTCTCCTGTCTCTTTGCTGCCTCGTTCCCAGTGCAGGTCCTGACACTAATTAAGCCTCCACGTGGTACCTTTCTAGACCTTCTGTCCTTTGCCATTTGTTAAGCAGACATTCCTTAAGCCCCCAGTGCAGCCAGACGCTGGGCAGACTGTCCATGCTGGGGATATAGCAGAGGTTGAATCAGACTCATCTCCGCCCTCCTCGGGCTCCAGTTCCACACCCATGGTGGGCACAGGGGAGCACGGTTCACAGAGTCTCCCAACACTCTGACACATATAGATTTGTTTCCTACCTTGCGGGTTTGCGTGGGAGAAGGACGCTGAAAGGGTGCAGTATCTCAACCACAGCAGCAAAAAAGCCAAAATggttttctgtgtgtgatggacgAAAGATGGCCACCTTGACCCCATTTTCACAAAGCACAGATGGACTTAGAAGAGAGAATGACTGGCTAAATAGCACATTGTCAGAAGAGGtgctcctccagggcagggagCCCTCGATGGGAAGTGTGAGGACCCAAGGTGAGTGCCCACCCCTCGGGCCTGAGGGTGGGCCTTAGGAAGTCTTCCAATGATGCTGCGAGAGTGCAGGTGTCTTCTTCAGAGCAGCCAGTCCAGTCAAAGCAACTCTCTCAAATCAGGGGACCCTTACAGACAGCATTTTAGATAGTTCACAGGCGTGGCGTTCATTAACAGGGGCTCACAGAGTGACTCCCTTTTCAATTCTCTTTCAAACCTTGCTGATTATATCAATGAGAAAGTCTTAATATCAGTGCACATATCTTTAATACCTCTCCAACGACTGCTCATCTCCCTTTTTTATCCAAGATAAGAGAGCAGTCTCTAAGCTCAGCGCCTTTAGTAGGTGATAGTATCTAAgtcaaatttaatattattttgtctttattctatttattATGTCTCTTCCCTTCTATTGATAGCAGGAGGATGTTGGTTTTTCGTTTGGGGAGTAACATATGGCTATTAatataagtttaaaaagtgaGTTAATTTAAAGCAAATGTGTTCTTAATGATGGTAAAGGTAGtctatgagattaaaaaaaaagtggagatgGGGTACAAGGTGATGTGGGATTGGCTAAAAGTTGGAAAACACTCTGGAGCAAGGCTTCTCACATCCTTCCAaaataaccccccccccccaccaacaaCAGAGGAGACCAGGTATTTTTCTCAGCTAGGGCCCATCTTCAACTCAGAAATTCCCCTGAAGTGTTGGCTTTTCTTTCAGTCATGCAACTTCTACTTTCTGCGCCATAATGTGTTTATGGttgttttaatgttaaaataatgCCTTTAATTCCTCACTGAGCCCCCTCCCCCGAAATGGGCACTCCTCAAAGATACCATGTTCCTCCCTTGGCACACCCGGGCGGTGTGTGCTTGAGAAGCTCTGTCAAAGGGCATTTGTCCAACCAGATGACCGCAAGGGCACTGACGTTTGAGGGGAGACACATGGGGAGTCTACGGGTGCTTTTTTTTACAGAAGATCTACTGCCTGGAGGGCTTTAAGCTACGTAACGCGGGCTGCCTCCTCCCGACCTCTCACTCCCCGAAATGAGGCACTACCACAGGATGGTCACCCTCCTCCCTTTGCAAGGCATCCAGGTCAGGGGCATCCTGGTCGGCTTCGGGGGCGGCGTCGGCGGCTGCGGCTTCGGGTTCTGCCTCGGCTCCGGAGTTCTTGCGCGGCAGTTCCACCAGGGGGAGCCCCTGCAGGTCTTCCTCCCCCTGACCCAGAGCGGGGGCCTCCTCTGGCCATCTCACCAGCCCGTTGGCTTCCTCCATGTGGCCGGCTCTGTAAGACCATCGAGGCTCATGGCAGCGGATGCACCAGAACTGGAGGCAGATGAAGGCTAAGACGGCCGTGAAGCAGGCCAGCAGGATGGCCATCAGCACCCAAAGGGAGATTTGGGGGTCCACCAGGGAGCTTCCAGCAGCCAGCGGACTCTTATCCAGGGTGTGGAACATGGTGCAGTAGTGCCTGTAAGGGAAGAGAATCTTCTTGCAGCTGATGCACAGGAAGTAGAGAGTGGAAGGGGTGAGGTGTTCCAGCACCACGGAGCTGATCGTTCGAGGCACCTTCTCCTCGTGGTGGAAGCTGTAGCGAAGATAGCCAGAGAAGATGCTGTTCCAATTGGGCCTGTACATAATATGGTAATAGTCCTCCAGGCAGGGCTCCGAGGACGACCAGGAAATGATGGCTCCCGTATAAGAAACGTTCCCAACCTCGATGTTCATCTCGATTCTGAAACCAGAATCAAAGGGAAGAGTGACACCCCCCAGCATAAGGATGTGTTTATGATACTCATAGCCACCATTCATTGAGCATTCGAGATGTGGACTAAtatcacccccattttgcagacggAGAAATGGAGGCTGAGAGGTGGCGATACTCCACCGAGGAACAGCTCAGAAATGGCAGAACCATAGTTCAAGTCAGGGCTGTCTCATGCCAAAGCCGGGGGGCCTTCaggcctaaaaaaaaaaaagatgcgcCTGCATCCCCCAGCCTTTAAAGAATCTTTAAATACAACATTGCccccaaacattaaaaaaaaaaaaaaaaaagaagaaggggaaaaaaaggcaatgaaAGGAGAAATCAGCAGAACCTCAGAGTCTCAACGATAGTCCCCAAGGGTATGTGACTTCCAAGTCAGCCAATTATTTCACCTCGAATTTCCCTCTGGACCCCGTTTCTGCCCCAGGTGCTGTGAGCTCATTTATCTAGAACATTCCGGCCACTGTTTTTAGCCTGCCTGTTCTGTCGCCCATGGTGAGAGGAGATTTGTGTCACTCAGTGTCAGCTGATTTCTCCCCAAAGCCTCTGCTCCTGTTTTGTACATCTGTTTGTTCTTTCAAAGCTGAAATTACCTAGGACGGTAATTTCATAGGTCCAGCTAATCAGCTCCGAACACCGGCATAACTGCTTCTGCCTGATACCGCTGGCACTGTGAACGTTCTCCACGGTAATAACCGCCAGCAGTTAGCGAGCTGTTGCTGTCACAGGTCGCGCTGGAAGCTCACGTACAATAATAAATAGGCTTCGTTCATCACAGCCTCAGAGCtagattcccattttacagaggagcaaTCTGAGAGGAGCAGTCAGCTAACAAGTACAAGACCCAAAGCCACGGAACCACTGGATGGCCACATGCAAGGCTGCTGTGTTCAGTAACAGAGCGTTATTGCAAAACGAGGTGCCGGCACTCAGACCGGGTTGCTGTTTTTCCCGACAAATCACATGAGCCCTCTCCCTTTGATAGGAGGGCGCCATCTTCAAGCTTTATAGTTTCTCTCTAATTCTATCTGTTTGAGAGAGATGGTTCCTCTCCTCTGAATTTCCCCTGATCTGAAATTCAGGGCCAGACATACTCAACCTTTGTGTGTTCACATATagccctcccccagctctgttctctgCCCCTCTTCTCTCGCGTGAAACACAGAAGGTTTCATTTTGGATTGCAGTGACATAGTAAAAGAACAGTTGATCTGATTTGAACCTGAATTGTATATTAAGCCAAACTGACTTCTGTTACGAGctgctttctctcccctctcctccctctgaccTTGGTACCCATGTTCCCCAAGGAGGTGAGCTTCAGGAAGGTGCACAGCACTGAGTGGTTTTTCAgtccttgtttttcttctcttaggATGACAGTGAACTAAAATGCTCAGGAAGGGGAAGCATTCCTTTCCGTTAGCCTggaaatttttttcccagaaaaataggGGACCAAAGGGATGAGGTTAAGTGTGTTCAGATCCCTCCAGGGAGGGTCACTGCAGAGGGGAGTGAATATTTGGGCTTTCTCCATCGGTCTCCTTCTTGTAGGCACCTGTCCATCCCACCCCAGCACCCTACACATCCCTGTAAATATGCATCCAACTGCAATGAAAAGCACTCAGTTCATTACTTAAGATACAGAGGCAACAGCCCTCGTAAACCCTTCCAACAGGAGTGATCAGGAATCCCGTTTCTTGTCATGAATCTCTTCTGTTTGCCTCACATCTTTGCCGGCTGTCTTTGCAGACTGAGTTTTCCACAGCAGACATTTTAAAGAGCTTTCTGTCAAGATGCAGCGTCTGCAGCTTTTAGGACCAAATGTttcccttatttatttttcttcctctgcttccGTTCCTAAATCCacttctcctcccccacccagccccccatTTTTAGCTATCCATATTGCTTGGCCCTTCTCCAAGCAGAGTGTGAAAGGAAAAGCCATTTCCATTTCCAAGAAGAGCCATTTATGTCCCTTACCTGATGCTCGCAGTGGATCCGGTTAGAACGCAGCCCTCAGAGGCAGAGTGGACCACAGCTGAAGGAATGGTGCCTTCTGCCCTCCTCTGCTCTGGGCTCTCCTTGGTGTCTCTCTCACCACTGTCTGAGTAATCCCACTGTCGCCCCCAGCGCTCACGTTATTCATTTCTTCAGATCAGCATCATTCACCATGGCAACCAGCAGGCATCTGTACGCACGGTGTTTCAGGGACCAGCCTGGAAGAGCTTTTGCCCAGTGAGAGGAGCTCTCACTCCTTTGGccaaaaaaaggcaaacaatccACTGCACGTTGATTCTCAGAACGGTACTAATTCTTCAAAGTCTCCTAACCTGCCTCACTAATAGACTAGTTATCATTTTTGCCCTATCTAGACCATCTTTGGACAGTGGTTTCAAATGCAAAGGTGCCCTTCTCTGTTCTCTCACAGGTAGAACAGTCATTGCATCctcatcccctcccaccccaccgcccctCTTCCTACCccacctctgtctcctcttctttcttcattcttttctcctgAGGCTTTACCTGGTTGTATGACGCTGGTGAAGGCGCTTTtattctctgggcctcagttccatCCACTGTAAAGCTAATGGTTTTGGCTAGATCAGGATGGCAGATGGAAGACGTGAGTACTAGCCCTGCCCCGTCCAGAACCCACGTGAGGCTGGCTAAACAGTCGTGACAGTTGTACTCATTTGGTTTGAGTGTCCCTCCCTCAgcccacccagaacctcagaatgcaACCATCATTCGAAGTCAGATCTTTGTGGATTTAATTAGTTCAGGATCTCGAAATGATGTCATCCTGGATTGAGGGGGAGCCCTGAATTCAGTGTCTTAATaagaggaagcaggaggagaTTTATACACCAAGACGAGATACAGAGGGTAGAAGCCATGCAAGGACAGAGGCGGAGGTTGGAGTGGTGCTGCTGTAAGCCAAGGACTGCCAGGAGCCAGCAGGAGCTGGGACATGCAAGGATCCGCCCTTGTGGCCTTCGGAGGGAGCGTAGCCCTGCTGGCACCTCGGTTTCaggcttctggcttccagaactgtgagagattgGATTTCTAGTGTTTGAAGCCAGCATGTTTGTGTAGTTTGTTCTGGCAACCCTAGGAAAATGATACAGCACTCCTTCCAGTTGGACTCAGAAACTCAGCCCCAGAAATCCTTCTTGACACAGCATCCCAAGACGCCGCCTCCCTGTCAGCCAACTGGAGTTGAAAGAAACGGAAGCTTTACTCTTCGGGGATTGGATGAtccccaaagttccttttccttcctgagtCCTGACTTTCTTCCTCGCCCTTTTGCACTTTCAACAAAGGGATGTCTGACTCTTGAGAATCCAGCCCTTCCTGTTCCCCTCAACCTTGAAAGAATGTGTTACCACCATTCTGTTGAGGGGACATCACAGAGCACGTCTGAAATAGGGAATGCAGTTCTGTCCTCTTACGCCACTAAgcttgtggtgatttgttacagcagccctcgCTCGGGTGGATTTAGACCCGGTTTCTATAACACaataataaaacacaaattaggtgttttaaaaaatcatcttttttcttcttggttctTGGCCAAAGTATCCAAGTGAACCCATGAAGGTTTCCTTTTGATTTACATCAGTGATAATCAAAAAGTTATAAAGAGCTGCTGGTGGGTCACAGAGCCTCCCCAGGCCAAGGGTCTCTGTGAGGCGTGGAGTCTCGGGGTGCCTGCTGTCCCCCAGTTAGACACTTGCTCTGTGCTTCTGGTGGCCTTCTGTCTTCCTAGGGGTCCGTCTAAAACCTGCTGTCTTGTGTGCTAATGGTAACTCCCTGCCGAGCATAAAAGTGTCCTCTCCACAGAGAGGCCAGTGTGGTCGTTTGCAGGTGCCTTTTGCAAAAGTTATTTTGAGGGGAATAAAAATATCAGCGTTAGGGGGCCTGTGGAGTGATGAGATGGAACTCAAGCCTTTGCCAccaagaacagaaatttatttttaatgttcctGGATGCTGCTTTTAACATTGAACTTTTTACGTGAGAAGTTGAGACACTGGGAGAGTGTGAATTCCTCTTGCTTCACAGATCCCAAGAGAAGGGACAGCTTTCTTCAGGCCGGGTGACTGatgggtggcagagccaggagaggAATCCGGCTCCCTGACTCCAGTCCAGAGCCGTCACCATTCACCAGCAGCACCCAGAGGAGCCCGTGCAGCTCTGTGGCTGGGATGGAACCTCTGGGGACACTTGCCCAAGGACATCACATCCAAGCCAAGCTCACCCTCTCCACCTTCGGGGAGGACCCTGCAGGGCATCCAAATTGTGAGGACCTCAGGGCATCCAGAGGCGGCCTCTGGATGGTTTACACGGGAAGTAAATCCCTGCCACAGGAAACCAGCCAAGACTAGGGGTCCCCACACCCTCCCTCAAGGTGGCAGTGAAGGGACAGTGTGAGGGCATACCTCGGTCCCAAAGCTGATTGGCACCCAGGCCCCAAAGTCCccagtctgggttcaaatcccgcCTCCAGGGCCTTGGACAAATTTTCTCACCTTCCTAGGCCTTGGTTAACTTCTGGAAAAGGCAGCTGTGAGTAATACCCGCCCGCTGGCGTCCT from Camelus bactrianus isolate YW-2024 breed Bactrian camel chromosome 3, ASM4877302v1, whole genome shotgun sequence includes the following:
- the FNDC9 gene encoding fibronectin type III domain-containing protein 9 — its product is MNIEVGNVSYTGAIISWSSSEPCLEDYYHIMYRPNWNSIFSGYLRYSFHHEEKVPRTISSVVLEHLTPSTLYFLCISCKKILFPYRHYCTMFHTLDKSPLAAGSSLVDPQISLWVLMAILLACFTAVLAFICLQFWCIRCHEPRWSYRAGHMEEANGLVRWPEEAPALGQGEEDLQGLPLVELPRKNSGAEAEPEAAAADAAPEADQDAPDLDALQREEGDHPVVVPHFGE